In Entomomonas moraniae, one DNA window encodes the following:
- a CDS encoding STM4012 family radical SAM protein: protein MNLTQLIEQQAYYQGYTYAYPHKTSYRSFSPISLADIWANEDKSQLFLYAHIPFCNMRCGFCNLFTTANPKQPLTIAYLEAFARQAKAAHQALGEKANFTRFALGGGTPTYLNAKELSFLFDALTCFNLDYQTIPSSVETSPETISEDRLQILKDHCIKRVSMGVQSFHKKEIRSVGRGQHNAEVFQSIEKIKAFNFAIFNLDLIYGLAHQTPESWEKSLKTALCFEPEEIFLYPLYVRPLTGIGKFGFNWDDERMKLYQQGRDTLLSYGYEQMSMRYFRKPIVNQLESGDYCCQQDGMIGLGCGARSYTQQVHYSSEYAVGRSGIKAILESYNARTEDDFSQITYGFKMDEDTQKRRFILQSILHMTGLSPLLYQQRFKSNPFTDYPELKALIDLQLINLVNGVWTLTPKGLSLSDLIGPWFYAPDIEHRMNEYSLI from the coding sequence ACCTATGCCTATCCTCATAAAACCAGTTATCGGTCATTTTCCCCTATTTCACTGGCAGATATTTGGGCAAACGAAGACAAGTCACAACTTTTTTTATATGCACATATCCCTTTTTGCAATATGCGCTGTGGCTTTTGCAACCTATTTACTACAGCAAATCCCAAGCAACCATTAACTATAGCCTATTTAGAAGCCTTTGCAAGACAAGCCAAAGCAGCCCACCAAGCATTGGGGGAGAAGGCAAACTTTACCCGTTTTGCTCTTGGAGGGGGGACACCTACCTATTTAAATGCAAAAGAACTGTCCTTTTTATTTGATGCATTGACTTGTTTCAACTTAGATTACCAAACTATCCCGTCCAGTGTTGAAACGAGCCCTGAAACCATTTCAGAAGACCGCTTACAGATTTTAAAAGACCATTGCATTAAACGTGTCAGCATGGGTGTACAAAGCTTTCATAAGAAAGAAATTAGATCAGTCGGCAGAGGACAACATAACGCCGAAGTATTCCAATCCATTGAAAAAATTAAAGCTTTCAACTTTGCCATTTTTAACTTAGATTTAATTTATGGCTTAGCCCATCAAACACCGGAATCTTGGGAAAAATCTTTAAAAACAGCATTATGCTTTGAACCCGAAGAAATTTTCTTATATCCCCTTTATGTTAGACCATTAACAGGTATTGGTAAATTTGGTTTTAACTGGGATGATGAACGCATGAAGCTCTATCAGCAAGGCCGCGATACTTTACTAAGTTATGGTTATGAACAAATGAGTATGCGCTATTTTAGAAAACCTATCGTTAATCAACTAGAAAGCGGAGACTATTGTTGCCAACAAGATGGGATGATTGGACTAGGCTGTGGTGCAAGATCTTACACTCAACAAGTGCATTACTCTTCAGAATATGCTGTAGGGCGCTCAGGGATTAAAGCCATTCTAGAAAGCTATAATGCGCGTACGGAGGATGATTTCTCACAAATAACCTATGGCTTTAAAATGGATGAAGACACCCAAAAACGCCGTTTTATATTACAATCCATTTTACACATGACAGGACTCTCTCCCCTACTCTATCAACAACGTTTTAAAAGCAATCCTTTTACTGATTATCCTGAGTTAAAAGCCTTGATTGATTTACAACTTATTAACCTAGTCAATGGCGTATGGACACTGACACCCAAAGGACTCTCATTATCTGATCTAATTGGTCCTTGGTTTTATGCGCCAGATATCGAACACCGAATGAATGAATACTCACTCATTTAA